TGTTATTAGCTTAAAAcagtacaattattttataatcaggTCTAGAGCAGTCTTCATATTCATCAGAAGTAACACCATTCCCCTCCCACGTTCTAATGTCGGACACAGCCGACGGCAAACCTGCAGTTGGTGTGTGTGTTGCTGAAACAGATGCTGGCAAGGAGTGCATCTGTCATTTGGaggtaaattgtattttttaatcagaATCCTTTCGTTATTTGATCTGTGATGTATCTTCtgaataaaattctttcaGGTTTGTGTCAACTGGTACCCTTGTGGTCTGAAGTACTGCAAGGGTAAGCCTCAAGGTGGGTTGAGCTACAGATGTGGTATCAAGACTTGTCACCGATGCTACCGCTATCAATACTACGTTCACCGACGTGATTCCTGTCTCAGCTACTTGTGACCCCACGCTGGCCCGCTGGGCTCCCTACTGTGCCAAGTGTTACAACTAGTCgctttaacttatttttatactacaaTAACTACGAACTGACAATACTTTAtgtctgtaaatattttgctagaacaatatttttaaaactaagaataaatgttgattttcaatttgtttgataattttatttataacagtaCATTCTATTTACATATCATTACTGGAGAAAACTAAAACATGTCAATGACACCCTGGAAATGGTTCGTGTCTATTTTTTCTCAGAACAAACTCTATTTTTCTCTTCATGTCTTCATTGTAAATGGCCTTGCACTTCTCGTGGTTGACTCGGCGCCTTGTCTGAATAATAACAGGTTTCAATTCGAGATATATtgcaaatgtttttaaatactaggaatattttaagacTAACCTGGAAAGGTTTTTCATAATATCTCGTAAGTCTATATTGTTCAAGTATCCCGTCTTTCCCAAGAATTCTATTCACTATCCTACAAGCACCTTCTACGTCATTATTTTTGACAAAGACTGTTCGTGCAATAAACGAAGGATGTCTATTTGCCAATAATTTAAgagttaaaaacattttatattactgttaAGTTCAATTTTTGAGAAATGCTAGGTTATATTTCATCTGACATTACGTCGTTCGCATTTGACGTTTTATAACTACTATTTACAATCCACCAACAAATACGGTCAATAACTTTttaggtttaaaaatatatattataaactatttatcatatttcccttcgttatatgtattataaattttaaaaataactaataataaaacgaattaatttagaaagatACTCATGTTTTTTCcgtttataaatgattattaatatgatttttagtaattttagaGATAACAAATTTTGACAGTTTATGaccattgatttaaaaaatttatttagataattattatatagtgcgactatttattatcattgagATATACAGAaaaccatttatttaaaaatggcaAACGATTGCGAAGTTAAGTCTATTATGTCTATATCATCTAAATCGGAAGGAAGCACGGCTCCGCTATCTCGCATTCGGTGGCGAAATGCTCCTCTTCACGAGAGATGCAGCATGGCTGACATGGTCAAGATTAAAGAAGCGTTCCAGGCAgcttatagaaataaaatgctaCCAACAGAATTTAGAAATCTCTTGAGGACATTGTTGAATGTTGAATATGATGATGacgaatttaatatactttttatgaaGGTAGTTATTTGCAATTAGtagtagttttaatataaaataaatatttaattactctCTTACCTCTTACTTACCACACGTCTTTATTACAAGTCGAGAGTTCATTgccgaaatacaaaataagagTTCCAGTTGAATGGTTTCATTCAGTTGATAAACTATTAACTACCTATAAAAGGAACTAAATATAGCTCCAACGTGACTATAAACTACAGTGGCAAATTTTGCGTTGAAATTAGAAAACTCTTTATAAATGGGCATACACCTAAGAGcagaataacttattttacgAATTCCAAAAAAGGCGATAAACgcgatttaataatatttttgtgatgtTAATCATAACTTCATTAATTCACTCCTGCCTTTAAGACACCAAAATGTTATGAATGTAGGTCAGCAGGCTCTAACCGATAAGTTTTGATTAGCACGCGATAAACACGAAATAAATCAGCAATAACGACCTAACCTCAGACTCCGCTAACATTTAGCATTCTGTCTATATAGATAAATACGACTCGCAACGGAGAGATCGATTGGGACGAGCTCGTGTCGCATCTACTTCTGGGCTATTTCGGCAATGACCCTGAGAACCAGAGAGCCTCCCTCCAGCTGCCGATTATGGGACTGCCGACTGTCATGAGATCACAGCATCGGCACCCGATATCGAGAATATGTTTCTGTCCTGACGTTGGAAAGGAAAGAAATCCCCATAAGAATACCTATCAGGATTGGTTTTGTAGACTTTACCTCCAATATAGTTATTTAGAATCGTAGAAGCTCAGTCCGTGTAGTACAGGTCAAAGATCATTTAAGAGGCTATCCCCTTCCGTATACAGTTTGTATGACGTCGTATAACTGGCTGTCCAgagtacatttaaataaactcaaGGTTTTAACAGGACCGGAGCACGGATCCCATGCAGGGCAACTACATAACGGCGAGTCGCGATGGAATGATTAACTGGTGGTCCCTGGACATGTCGCTGTTGAGGACCGCCTTCTCTTCCAGTCGTCAGTATTTTTGTACCTGGACACGACATCTTCTCGTCGCATCGGTGTCTATCAAGTACAACAAGTAGGTGTAATTGCCAATAACGTTCCCAGCTCACCTGAAAGTGCGCACGACCTGGGTGACGGACATGGTCTGTATGCCGGACGTCAACATTATTGTGACGAGTTCTACCGAACGAGACCTGCGCTTCTATGACTGTACGGCGAAGACTTTCACCCTTAAGATCGTCATCACTAGCTGGGAGTACATGGTAGGGTTTCTCTTTTagataaaacattcaaaattactaacaatatTCGAAAAAGGTTCTCACCAATAAGTTAgcttataaatatagatgtcCTGACGTTTTAGATCTGCTCCATGTACTACCACTTCTACAAGGACCCGAACGAGCGATGTATCCTGATCCTGGGCGACGTCGGTGGTCACGTGCGCGTGCTCACCTTCTCTCCCATAAAGCGCGGTCCCTTCCGCAACCAGCCCGGCCGGGCGCTGCAGCAACTGCGCCACGTCGACCTCCAGCGACGGGTGAACTGATTACCTCTAGAACGCTGCGATGTCCTAGACGCTTCATTGCAGCCGTACCTTGTTTGCAAGTTTTTTCTGTTGCATCTCCTAACCTGACCGTGCAGCCCCACTTGTTGCCGGAGCTGAGGTTGACGGAGAAGGGTCGCGTCCACGGCGAGTGGGTCCGTCAGGTGTCGTTCTATTCGTCCCTGCACTGCATCGTGTCGTGTGCGACTTGCCCGGACTCTCTGCTCATGTGCGACCTCGCCGGTTCCAAGACCT
The genomic region above belongs to Danaus plexippus chromosome 4, MEX_DaPlex, whole genome shotgun sequence and contains:
- the LOC116768826 gene encoding small ribosomal subunit protein bS21m, with translation MFLTLKLLANRHPSFIARTVFVKNNDVEGACRIVNRILGKDGILEQYRLTRYYEKPFQTRRRVNHEKCKAIYNEDMKRKIEFVLRKNRHEPFPGCH